The sequence TTCTAATATACTGTCGCCAGCTTCTCTTGAGTGATTTTTTAATACGCTTGAACATTTTACTTTTCTTGAAGGTCGGTGAGATTCACAAAAAATAGGTTCATCATTCAGGAAAAATCGCGATCCAGAGATTATCTCTACAAAGTCCAGAGATTATCTCTACAAAGAAAGACTACAGTCCTATGCCCTCAGAAGGTTACCGTAACCCCAAGTGTGGGAACAATCGGAAAGAGCGGCTCTTCCTCAATAGCACACTCAACAATAGTATTCGTCCCTTCGTCTCGGACTTCACTAAAGGCGTACTGATCCAGATTCGCATGGTTATATAAGTTTAAAATCTGGAAATACCAAGACAGCTCCCACCTTCGATTGGAACTCCGTTTCGTAATACGAAAATCGAGACTATGATATGCAGGCATTCGCGCCGAGTGCACATCACCAAACTGCCGATCACAAGTGATACCGCCATTGGATAACCGGACTCCGCTATGAATCAACGGCGTTCTCGGTTCGCCTGTATGGAAACGCCAACTGAGATAAAGGTGCCAAGTCGGCGCAAACTGATAACTACTACTGATAGCGAAAGAATGTCGTCGATCATATTGGCGGAAGCGTTTGATCTTATTAGCAATCTCTTCAGCGATACCGAACGCATAGCCGAGTGTCCACGTCAATCGAGTTGAAACCGCATGCGTCATGAAGACATCAACACCTTTGGCATCCGCAGATTCAGGTGAGGTAAAAACTTGATTCTGTCGTCCGAACTCGCGGAGTCGTCCGACAAGATTATTAAAGGTGTTGTAATATCCTTCAACGCGCACCAAGAAACGACTGGTAGGCGTATACTCGACTCCGAGAATATGATGCACGGCTCGCTCCGCTCGCCCGACAGTTTCAATGCCATCCTCTACCGGAACTCCCATCAGGTGAACAGGTTGGTGATAAATCCCCCAGGCCCCTCTTAGGGTGAGGCTTTTTGTCGGTTTTACAGCGAGCATCACCCGTGGTCCGACCTCATAACGCTGGATACCCTCCTCACGATAATCCTGATAGAGATAACGCCCACCAACATTGAGCGCGAATTTAGGATGCAGCTGCCACTCATCTTGTAGAAACAGATCTATTTCACTTCCACTGCCATCAATATCAGCGAGAATTGGCTTGTAGATACTTATACCTGCCTGCCGTTCCTGAACATCGTATTGATACTGCGCGGTCAACCAACGCCATGTAACACCACTACGAAAGGTGTGTTTGTCG comes from Candidatus Poribacteria bacterium and encodes:
- a CDS encoding TonB-dependent receptor, which translates into the protein MQLERIVVTPGRFTIYDGTSAKISLSKEAIERFPLIDNDVMRAGHVFPGVVSSDYSTRFSVRGGEKDDISVRLDGMELYNPYHLQDFGGAVSLIGLELVQNTELLIGGFPAEYGEKMSGVFDITTRTPNTEKFAANFGVDLINATAALEGPLSETGSWLLSARRGYIDLILMLMDIDENYKPQYADVYSKLTYQVTPTDTVTLNGLYGWDKNRIRVDDVDNNLDSQYDNSTAWVKWRRTFGSSHWTDLFVFAGTSSQDRTTGKADFDNRDFRFFGTKAELTATLFDKHTFRSGVTWRWLTAQYQYDVQERQAGISIYKPILADIDGSGSEIDLFLQDEWQLHPKFALNVGGRYLYQDYREEGIQRYEVGPRVMLAVKPTKSLTLRGAWGIYHQPVHLMGVPVEDGIETVGRAERAVHHILGVEYTPTSRFLVRVEGYYNTFNNLVGRLREFGRQNQVFTSPESADAKGVDVFMTHAVSTRLTWTLGYAFGIAEEIANKIKRFRQYDRRHSFAISSSYQFAPTWHLYLSWRFHTGEPRTPLIHSGVRLSNGGITCDRQFGDVHSARMPAYHSLDFRITKRSSNRRWELSWYFQILNLYNHANLDQYAFSEVRDEGTNTIVECAIEEEPLFPIVPTLGVTVTF